One window of the Colletotrichum destructivum chromosome 4, complete sequence genome contains the following:
- a CDS encoding Putative RNA polymerase III Rpc82, C -terminal, winged helix-like DNA-binding domain superfamily: MLVTKHGAELCAHLVNDICGELPARILGVLFSKGRSTIAQLVQTTALTPRQLRHGLAVLVQQNLAYHQADSQNTIATYEANPDGCYSLIRAGKIIEMVGIEYGTAEQEVVQTIMQLGHARVSDLLQAFEGRDGPSINGDHATNGHVNGNNSKPRTNGHALVHSSHELHAILSRLIAAEIVDQVGPKTFRNPEDVYREIEDEVTKTAPGERTTARNKELMHQEVAKRLREARDESKKLKRQVGRGGMFPTKRRKLTNGNGKRQSSDWDDDVPELESHIVLRVNTEKCLVELRNQRLAQYAADAFGEVTGQVYHTALRLLTQQIPRCQLDPRIDSDINDGDGPGSNVRQVTVTSMEILENLDESVDVSYGVGKASADQVDLRSAEKIRATPAQPMYDSDDSFDESPPLQRASARPQENGAGGRGSGDSEDDEPRTASGSREARVKFEDGPAPGASRMDHVRQHLLLLAESRQGFLRHCGGQGRGQWTVDFKPLIDGFKQTEVDAVIEQSFGRHGLRLTRILREKGKLDEKMLPSLALMKKGEVQGKMLAMQMAGFVDVQEVPRDASRTATRTMFFWFFDIERTEAQLVDDFYKTMLRCLQNLEVHRYRERNILSFVERNDVKGKEEEVMTAEHYNKYSRYLELQSKLLGHVMRLDDLVAVFRDY, translated from the exons ATGTTGGTG ACCAAACATGGCGCTGAGCTTTGTGCTCATCTTGTCAACGACATTTGCGGCGAGCTTCCTGCT CGGATCCTAGGAGTTCTGTTCAGCAAAGGCAGGTCTACCATTGCGCAGCTCGTACAGACTACAGCCCTTACTCCACGCCAATTGCGCCatggcctcgccgtcctcgtccagcagaACCTCGCATACCACCAGGCCGATTCCCAAAACACGATTGCCACATACGAGGCCAACCCAGATGGATGCTACAGCCTCATTCGAGCTGGAAAGATTATCGAGATGGTTGGCATAGAATACGGAACCGCCGAGCAGGAAGTTGTGCAGACGATCATGCAACTCGGCCATGCTAGGGTGTCGGATCTGCTACAAGCATTCGAGGGCAGAGATGGGCCGAGCATCAATGGCGACCATGCGACCAACGGTCATGTTAACGGCAACAACTCTAAACCGAGGACCAATGGGCACGCCCTGGTGCACTCGTCTCACGAGTTGCACGCCATTCTGAGCAGGTTGATTGCAGCAGAGATCGTCGACCAAGTCGGTCCCAAAACATTCAGGAACCCTGAAGATGTCTACCGCGAaatcgaggacgaggtcacTAAGACGGCCCCCGGTGAGCGAACGACGGCGCGGAACAAAGAACTCATGCACCAAGAGGTTGCAAAGAGATTGCGGGAAGCTCGCGATGAGAGTAAAAAGTTGAAGCGACAAGTGGGACGAGGCGGCATGTTTCCGACCAAGCGAAGAAAGCTTACGAATGGCAACGGCAAACGACAGTCCTCGGACTGGGATGACGATGTTCCAGAGCTCGAG TCGCACATTGTTCTCAGGGTTAATACCGAAAAATGTCTCGTCGAGCTGCGCAACCAACGACTTGCTCAGTATGCGGCTGATGCTTTTGGAGAAGTCACCGGCCAGGTGTACCACACCGCCTTGCGGCTCTTGACACAACAAATACCTCGCTGTCAACTAGACCCAAGAATCGACTCAGATATcaacgatggcgacggcccAGGCTCGAATGTACGCCAGGTCACTGTGACCAGCATGGAAATTCTTGAAAACCTCGACGAGTCTGTCGACGTCTCCTACGGAGTGGGCAAAGCCTCGGCAGACCAGGTAGACCTCAGAAGCGCTGAGAAAATCAGAGCTACGCCGGCCCAACCAATGTACGATTCCGACGACTCTTTTGACGAAAGCCCGCCTCTACAGAGGGCTTCTGCGCGCCCTCAAGAGAATGGCGCAGGAGGCAGAGGCTCTGGTgacagcgaggacgacgagccgCGGACGGCTTCCGGGTCTCGAGAGGCAAGGGTCAAGTTCGAGGACGGACCTGCACCGGGCGCTAGTCGTATGGATCATGTGCGACAGCATCTGCTCCTCCTGGCGGAAAGCAGGCAAGGTTTCTTGCGGCATTGTGGCGGCCAGGGTCGAGGTCAATGGACCGTTGACTTCAAGCCATTGATCGACGGTTTCAAACAGACTGAGGTggacgccgtcatcgagcAGTCATTCGGTCGACATGGACTCCGTCTGACTCGAATATTGCGAGAAAAGGGCAAATTGGACGAGAAGATGCTCCCTTCCCTTGCTCTCATGAAGAAGGGAGAGGTCCAAGGCAAGATGCTTGCCATGCAAATGGCAGGCTTCGTTGACGTCCAGGAGGTTCCCAGAGATGCCAGTCGAACAGCAACCCGAACCATGTTCTTTTGGTTCTTCGACATTGAGAGGACTGAAGCTCAGCTTGTTGACGATTTCTACAAGACCATGCTTCGATGTCTCCAGAACCTGGAGGTGCACCGGTATCGAGAACGCAATATCCTGTCATTCGTGGAAAGGAATGACGtgaagggcaaggaggaggaagtcaTGACTGCGGAGCATTACAATAAGTACAGCAGATACTTGGAGTTGCAGAGTAAGCTTCTCGGTCACGTCATGAGGCTTGACGATCTAGTGGCCGTCTTCAGGGATTACTAG
- a CDS encoding Putative peptidase M16, metalloenzyme, LuxS/M16 peptidase: protein MISRPSLTRPAQQALRHSSCARTISGRRFASAATGSGAFETSDVGGVKVAARDSQGPTTKLAIVAKAGTRYQPLPGLAVGLESFAFKNTSKRSGLRIVRESELLGSQLTAYHTREALVLEASFFRDDLPYFTELLAEVVSQTKYTTHEFHEEVQPVLRLKQSATSAAALALDSAHSVAFHSGLGSPANLTPSIPIQPYLSEFAVSEFAQAAYAKPNIALVADGASAANVSKWAEQFFKSVPSASSGKLALNTAATKYYGGEQRTYSPSGNSLVIAFPGATNGQTSPELAVLAALLGGKSSIKWSPGFSLINKAVGSAPGLSTSTVNLSYSDAGLLSVQFSGPASAIRTAAQEAVKALKSISEGTISKEDLTKAIAKAKFDALEATEKRSGSILLAGSGLVHNGKPINAAEVANSIGSVTAEKLKTATKTILEGKASVAAVGDLYALPYAEELGLRV from the exons ATGATCTCTAGACCGTCTCTCACGAGACCTGCGCAGCAGGCTCTCCGCCACTCGAGCTGTGCTCGCACAATCTCGGGTCGCCGGTTCGCCAGTGCTGCTACTGGCTCCGGCGCCTTCGAGACCTCCGACGTTGGCGGTGTCAAGGTTGCTGCGAGAGACTCGCAGGGCCCTACGACTAAGTTGGCCATCGTGGCTAAGGCCGGTACCAGATATCAGCCTCTCCCCGGACTGGCTGTTGGCCTCGAGTCCTTTGCTTTCAAG AACACTTCGAAGCGCTCTGGTCTGCGCATCGTTCGCGAAtccgagctcctcggcagccAATTGACCGCCTACCACACCCGCGAAGCCCTAGTTCTCGAGGCCAGCTTTTTCCGCGATGACCTTCCCTACTTCACGGAACTTCTCGCCGAAGTCGTCTCGCAGACTAAGTACACCA CGCACGAGTTCCACGAGGAGGTTCAGCCCGTCCTTCGCTTGAAGCAGTCCGCCACCAGCGCTGCCGCTCTTGCTCTCGACTCTGCCCACTCGGTCGCTTTCCACTCCGGCCTCGGCTCCCCTGCCAacttgacgccctcgatcCCTATCCAACCCTACCTGAGCGAGTTTGCCGTTTCTGAGTTCGCCCAGGCTGCCTACGCCAAACCGAACATTGCTCTTGTCGCCGACGGTgcgtccgccgcgaacgTGAGCAAGTGGGCCGAGCAGTTCTTCAAGTCTGTCccctccgcttcctccgGAAAGCTGGCCCTGAACACGGCTGCCACCAAGTACTATGGTGGTGAGCAGCGCACCTACAGCCCCTCCGGCAACTCCCTGGTTATTGCCTTCCCCGGTGCCACTAACGGTCAGACTTCCCCTGAGCTTGCGGTACTTGCGGCTCTTCTGGGTGGCAAGTCCAGCATCAAGTGGTCCCCGGGCTTCAGCCTGATCAACAAGGCTGTTGGCTCTGCCCCTGGCCTGTCCACCTCGACAGTCAACCTTAGCTACTCtgacgccggcctcctctCTGTCCAATTTTCTGGACCCGCCTCCGCCATCCGCACTGCTGCTcaggaggccgtcaaggccctGAAGAGCATCTCTGAGGGTACCATTAGCAAGGAGGACTTGACCAAGGCCATTGCCAAGGCCAAGTTCGACGCTCTCGAGGCCACCGAGAAGCGCAGCGGAAGCATTCTTCTCGCCGGAtccggcctcgtccacaacGGCAAGCCCATCAACGctgccgaggtcgccaactCTATTGGCTCTGTTACGGCTGAGAAGCTCAAGACG gcgacgaagacgatcCTGGAGGGTAAGGCTAGTGTTGCGGCGGTCGGTGACCTGTACGCTCTGCCGTATGCTGAGGAGCTTGGCCTTCGGGTGTAG
- a CDS encoding Putative mitochondrial carrier domain superfamily: MSPPVASKQERESNTARLLGSGSAGIAELAVFHPVDTIAKRLMSNQSKIAGIDQLNQVIFKDKATATAGRKFFSLFPGLGYAAGYKVLQRIYKYGGQPVARDFLAKNYGEDFERAFGKKTGKAIMHSTAGSLIGIGEIVLLPLDVLKIKRQTNPEAFRGRGVFRIVADEGFGLYRGWGWTAARNAPGSFALFGGSAFTKEYLFKLDDYNKASWFQNFIASIAGASASLLVSAPLDVIKTRIQNRNFENPESGFRIISNMMKNEGASAFFKGLVPKLLMTGPKLVFSFWLAQTLIPAFDGMLK, from the exons ATGTCTCCGCCCGTTGCTTCTAAGCAGGAGAGGGAGTCGAACACCGCGCGACTCTTGGGTTCCG GCTCCGCTGGTATCGCCGAGTTGGCCGTCTTTCACCCT GTCGACACCATTGCGAAGCGCTTGATGAGCAACCAGAGCAAG ATTGCCGGCATCGACCAGCTCAACCAAGTTATCttcaaggacaaggccaCTGCGACCGCCGGCCGCAAgttcttctctctcttccccggCCTGGGCTACGCCGCCGGGTACAAGGTCCTCCAGAGAATATACAAGTACGGAGGCCAGCCCGTCGCCAGAGACTTCCTTGCCAAGAACTATGGCGAGGATTTTGAGCGCGCCTTCGGCAAGAAGACTGGCAAGGCCATCATGCACTCCACCGCCGGCAG TTTGATCGGTATCGGAGAGATCGTTCTCCTTCCCTTGGACGTCCTCAAGATCAAGAGACAGACGAACCCCGAGGCCTTCCGCGGCCGCGGTGTCTTCAGgatcgtcgccgacgagggcttTGGTCTTTACAGAGGATGGGGCTGGACTGCCGCCCGTAACGCTCCTGGATCATTCGCT CTGTTTGGTGGTTCCGCCTTCACGAAAGAGTATCTCTTCAAGCTGGACGACTACAACAAGGCCTCGTGGTTCCAAAACTTCATCGCCTCCATCGCTGGAGCCTCcgcctccctcctcgtctCCGCTCCCCTCGACGTCATCAAGACCCGCATCCAGAACCGCAACTTTGAGAACCCCGAGAGCGGCTTCAGGATCATTTCCAACATGATGAAGAACGAGGGTGCCTCCGCTTTCTTCAAGGGACTTGTTCCCAAG CTGTTGATGACCGGCCCCAAGCTGGTGTTCTCCTTCTGGCTTGCGCAGACACTCATTCCCGCGTTCGATGGTATGCTTAAATAA
- a CDS encoding Putative major facilitator, sugar transporter, major facilitator superfamily: protein MPIRLARRQTLIDPSPIDRLSRSTRLDSLPPPPIFRRLLNILLPFPPPTPSFNSSYSGRVLLLISPITAQDSLLKRQTTSSRPHHPDQHEQATSLLASDPADDHNHHRDHHHHTSHTRGHHNRQHDYISDKDDRHGHRSSEDSLASESDSWTDTGDIAEQLADEEDPLRIQLASDVDDELLAGVHKRHPSHGKPSKKKRVRIQLSPNRHDTSPSRRGAVNKEAIQVPDITQPRPTRAERVIGLIMSGGSSVHGLTGRALIYFTSIFVSLGVFLFGYDQGVMSGIITGPYFRNYFHQPSKAEVGTMVAILEIGAFISSLIVGKVGDIIGRRKTILYGSMIFFVGGALQTFANGMPMMMLGRIIAGLGVGALSTIVPVYQSEISPPHNRGKLACIEFSGNIIGYATSVWVDYFCGFIESDMSWRIPLLMQCVMGALLGFGSLVIVESPRWLLDNDHDEEGIVVIANLYGKGDIHNPKARDEYREIKMNVLLQRQEGERSYAEMFRKYKTRVFIAMSAQGLAQLNGINVISYYAPYVFESAGWVGHDAVLMTGINGITYLLSTIPPWYLVDRWGRRPILLSGAVIMTISLSLISYWIYLDIKYTPTLVVVFVMIYNAAFGYSWGPIPWLYPPEILPLSVRSKGASLSTATNWAFNWLVGEMTPILQEWIKWRLYLVHAFFCAVSFVVVYFIYPETCGVRLEEMDSLFGDASTVIGTPSIHAAENDSLMRAGSPIGSIDYRGRPGNFTANSAIPGLSLDPPDIPDGKGQDGEASSTISGWVSRVVGRTRDQSSSGSGRYAPVNQDD from the exons ATGCCAATTCGGCTTGCTCGCCGCCAGACCCTGATTGACCCGTCACCTATCGACCGTCTCTCTcgctcgactcgactcgactcgtTGCCTCCTCCGCCAATCTTCCGTCGTCTTTTAAACATTCTTTTACCCTTCCCACCCCCAACCCCTTCTTTCAATTCCTCTTATAGCGGAAGGGTGCTGCTGCTAATCAGCCCCATTACCGCCCAAGATTCCCTCCTCAAACGGCAGACGACTTCC TCCCGTCCACATCATCCAGACCAGCACGAGCAGGCGACGTCATTGCTCGCATCTGATCCGGCCGAcgaccacaaccaccaccgtgaccaccaccaccacacatCCCACACCCGCGGTCACCACAACCGCCAACACGACTACATCAGCGACAAGGACGACCGTCACGGCCACCGATCATCTGAGGACTCTCTCGCCTCCGAGTCTGATTCCTGGACCGACACTGGCGACATCGCTGAGCAgcttgccgacgaggaagacccTCTCCGCATCCAGCTCGCCAGCGACGTTGATGACGAGCTGCTAGCCGGCGTCCACAAGAGGCATCCCTCCCACGGCAAGCcttccaagaagaagcgtgTCCGTATTCAACTCTCTCCCAATCGTCACGATACATCACCAAGCCGTCGTGGAGCCGTCAATAAGGAGGCTATTCAAGTCCCAGACATCACCCAGCCCCGTCCGACTCGCGCCGAGCGAGTCATCGGCCTCATCATGTCGGGCGGCTCCTCTGTTCacggcctcaccggccgcgCCCTGAT TTACTTTACGAGTATTTTCGTATCGTTGGGTGTTTTCCTCTTCGGATATGACCAAGGTGTTATGTCGGGCATCATCAC GGGCCCTTACTTCAGGAACTACTTCCACCAGCCCTccaaggccgaggtcggTACGATGGTTGCCATCCTCGAAATCGGTGccttcatctcctccctGATTGTTGGCAAGGTGGGGGATATCATCGGCCGACGTAAGACTATCCTGTACGGCTCAATGatcttcttcgtcggcggtgccCTTCAGACGTTCGCCAATGGCATGCCCATGATGATGCTGGGCAGAATCATCGCTGGTCTAGGCGTTGGTGCCTTGTCCACCATCGTGCCCGTCTACCAGTCCGAGATCTCCCCCCCGCACAACCGTGGAAAGCTCGCCTGCATCGAGTTTTCGGGCAACATCATCGGCTACGCCACCTCGGTCTGGGTGGATTACTTCTGTGGCTTCATCGAAAGTGACATGTCATGGCGCATTCCTCTCTTGATGCAGTGTGTGATGGGGGCTcttctcggcttcggcagTCTGGTGATTGTCGAGTCTCCAAG ATGGTTGTTGGATAACGAccacgacgaggagggcatcgtcgtcattgCCAATCTCTACGGAAAGGGTGACATCCATAACCCTAAGGCCAGGGACGAGTACCGCGAGATCAAGATGAATGTGCTTCTCCAGCGACAGGAAGGCGAGCGATCCTACGCCGAGATGTTCCGCAAGTACAAGACGCGCGTCTTCATTGCTATGTCGGCCCAGGGCCTTGCCCAGCTCAATGGCATCAACGTCATCAGTTACTACGCCCCGTACGTTTTCGAATCCGCCGGCTGGGTTGGCCACGATGCTGTGCTCATGACCGGCATCAACGGAATCACGTACCTGCTGTCGACCATCCCTCCGTGGTACCTGGTCGACAGGTGGGGTCGCCGGCCAATCCTGCTGAGTGGTGCCGTTATCATGACAATTTCGCTATCCTTGATCTCGTACTGGATCTACCTCGACATTAAGTATACGCCGACCCTAGTCGTTGTCTTTGTCATGATATACAACGCCGCTTTCGGATACTCATGGGGACCGATCCCCTGGCTCTATCCCCCGGAGATCCTGCCCCTGAGCGTACGCTCCAAGGGTGCCAGTCTGTCCACGGCGACCAACTGGGCGTTCAACTGGCTTGTCGGAGAGATGACGCCCATTCTGCAGGAGTGGATCAAATGGCGTTTGTATCTCGTGCACGCTTTCTTCTGCGCCGTCAGTTTTGTTGTTG TCTATTTTATCTACCCCGAAACTTGTGGAGTTCGTCTCGAGGAGATGGACTCGCTTTTTGGAGATGCCAGCACCGTCATTGGAACGCCGTCGATCCACGCTGCCGAGAACGACTCGCTCATGCGTGCGGGATCTCCCATTGGATCTATCGACTACCGGGGACGTCCCGGCAACTTCACTGCCAATAGTGCTATCCCCGGCTTGTCCCTGGATCCGCCTGATATCCCGGACGGTAAGggccaggacggcgaggcgAGCAGCACCATCAGTGGGTGGGTGTCGAGAGTCGTCGGCCGCACACGGGACCAAAGCAGTAGCGGCAGTGGCAGATACGCTCCGGTCAACCAAGATGATTGA